The following DNA comes from Mycobacteroides immunogenum.
TCTCGCGTGAGCTGATCGACCTGATCTTCCATTCCGATCCGGTGACGGGCAATGCCGCGATGCAGGCCATGATGCAGATGCACAAACTCGATGTGGCTGTCGCCCGGGAGGCCGTTGCCGCAGCGCTGGCAGGTTCCTAGCGCCATGCGCTGCTCGCCCAAGCTACGTTCGGCAGAGTTTGCCAGAACTTCATACACTGAAGGCGATGGCTGTCGAGAGTTGCCTTGGGTACACGCGCGGTTGCCGCTGCCCGAAATGTGCCAGGCACCGGCGCCGGCATGAGGACCGGATGGCGCAGGCACGGCAGGATGCCGTGCAAGAGCGGGTAGAACGCCGTGCCCGCTGGCAAGCCGGTATCGCGGACGGCGGTCCCGCGGCGCCGCCGAATCAGGTTGTGGAACCCGCCGATCACGCGCGCGAGTTGGAGCGCGAACGTTCTCGTGCCCAGCATTTGCGGGGGCAGATCGCGGCGCTGCGTGAGATGGCGGCCCAACATTCGCCGGGGACGGACAGTGTCATGTTGGCGCTACTTCAGATGCGTCAGCTCGCCGAGCTGCTGGAACAACACCGCGATGAGCTTCGGATGCTGCTCAACGGATCGCCCGTGGACGAGCAGCAGCCGGTGCTCGATCCCTAGCGTTCGTCGCCGAAGTCGACGTTCCAGCCGAGAGATTTGTAGCGGCGCTTTTCGGACTCGCGGCGCTGCTGTTCGGCACGCTCGTGTTCTGACCAGTCGCCAATGACACCCGGCGATGCCTTGGGCAGATCGCCGAACAGTTCATTGCCGTTGTCCCAGTTGATGAGGAACTCGGGGGTTTCGTGTTCGTCGTCCTCTTCGCCGTGACCCCCGCGGCCGTGCGCGCCTCCCATCGGGGCCATGCCCATGCCACCCATGCCCGTTGCGCCACCGCGGATTCCGGCGCCACCGATGCCGGCGGGGTTAGTTCCGGCGCTGCCGCCCAGGCCGGGAACACCCGCGCCCCCGCGCAATGCGCCTGGGCCGCTGAGGGTTCCGGTGCCTGAACCTGAGCCCGACGACGAGCTGTAACCCGCTGCGGTGGTGCTGCCCAGCGGCAGACCCGACCCGGTCTTATCCGAGCCGCCGCCGAGACCGCTGAGGGCATTGCCCAAGCCGCTACCCGAACCGCCGGAACCACTTTGGGGGCTGCCGCCGCCCGAACCGCCGCCGCTGCCGGCACCAGCGCCCTGGCCTTGTCCGCTCTGGTTGCCTGAACCGTCGCTGAAGGCGGGTTTAGTGTTCTTGTCGGCGAGTCCGTCGGTGAGATTGTTCGCGCCGCCGGTGCCCTGGCCGCCGCCTGAGCCGCCGCCGTTTCCTCCGCCTCCACCGTTGTTGTTGATCACCGGATTCGGTGTGTCGCCACCTGTTTGGGGGTTGTACGCACTCTGGAATTTGCGTTGCTCGCCGCTGAGCGGATTGGTGTACGTGGACTGCGCGTACCCCTGCAGCTCCTTCAGCTTCTTGGCGTAGTCGTCAGGGTCCTTCTTCTTTTCGGGTGCAGGGCTATGGCTGTTGGCCATGTTCACTGACGCCTGCAGCGTCCGGGAATCGCCGCGGAGAGTATCCGCAACATGCCGGGTTACCGTGGCCAGGCTGTTTGCTTCGCCGTCCAATGCGACGTTGCGTTCACTGGTGGAGGTTGCTTGCTTGGCCGCGTCCGCAGCCGCGCCCGTCCAGAAGTCGTCCTGGCCAAGTTTGCCACTCAACGACTTGATCTCAACGCTTGCGGCGTTAAGTTCGTTTGCAATTCCGTCCCATAGATTCGCCGTGTCTGAGACGCTGCCCGGGTCCAGGCTCTTCAGCTCGTTGAGTATCTGTTGATAGTCGTTCTTGCCGTACCAATTGTCATTACCCATATCAATTCCCTCCCGCTACTGGGGCAGCCTGCCTGCTACGGCAGTGGCGATGGCTGTAGCTTTTGAACAAGTGTCTGGCATCGACGCATGGGCCTGGTCGCCAGTGGATACGTAAACATCAAAGAACACCACAGCTTTTTGCGATGGCAACACCACAGTGCAGTTGTCTCGATTAGCGGAGGCATAAATAGCGCCTGAGAGTCCGCCAATTGAAACCGGCTGTTGAAGACTCAGCGTGGGGTCGGGGCGTAGGTACTTCTCGACAGTTGCGTTGAGCACATCGATTGTTAGCGACCAGGACCGGTTTCCGTCCCACCAGCGACATCCGCGTATTTGGTTTTGCATTTCGATACTGACATCGTCAACCTTATTTGGATCCACCCCCCAGTTTTGAAGTTCCTCACGAGCAAACGAGGTGCATGGCTCGAAGGCAGTGCCATCCGAGTGCTTGTCAGGCGGTGGATGAGGCGCTGGCAGAGTATTTTGGACAGTCGTCGGCGATGCCGTCGATTGTTGCAATTCGCTGGCTGCGTTTGAGGAGGAACGTACTGCCAAGCCGCCGGTCGCTTGCGTGCATGCCGCAAGCACACTAGCGGCCGTAATGGCCGACGCCAGAAGCGCAGTTTTACTGCATGCCCGCAGCATGAGGATCAATCGAGATTTGGCGACCTTTCAGGGACGCAGTGTTGTTCTCCTCGACGGCACGTACGGCCATCTCGGTGGCGACGAAGCGGTCGGCGAAGCCTTGATACTCCTTGCTTAACGCTGTAAGTGCGGTCTCAAGATTGGCGGCAACGGTTGAGTATTGGTCTACGACACCCTTGCCTGTGTCGAGAGGTACACCCTCACCAAAGCCGCTGACTTTCTTTAGCTCGGCAATCTTCCGTAGCTGCGCATCGACTTTCTCCTTGGCGCGCAGGCAATAAGCTGCGGCTTTCTGACCAGCGTTCTCTGCCATGTGCAACGTTTGACCGTTGCTGGCGTCGTACATCGCGTTCTGCTGTAGATCGGGACTGAAGTTGTCCCAGTTGAAGCCTGTGGTCACGATTTCCTCCCCTCGTGGTGGTTGCCAGTATGCCTGCGTGTGCATCCGTACGCCATGTAACCCCTAGGTGCCTGCGGCCGGCCAGCCGGGGTCGGCAGGAAGTGTTGGGTAGTCATCTCTCGGATGCTCACCGAGCAGAAGGAAACGGCGCTTTTCGTAAGGGTCAGGCGCGGTATCTGCGCAGGTTCTTCTGTCGTTATCGAACTCATTCTGGGGCCATATGTTGGGTTCGGAACGGTAAAACTCTGTGCTCATGTGCAGGACGGTTCGGATTTTCCATCCACCGAATACATCGCGGCTGGGGCTGGGGTTAGTGCCTCGCTGCGGTTTGACCGTCGGGTCTGGTTCGGCCGGGGTCGGCGGGCGCAGGGTGATCAGCAGGGAAACAGTGCCGTCATACAAGGTGGGGAAGTCTGGCGACTTGGGGCGGGGCCAGTAGGAAGAGTAGGTATAGGTGCCGTTGGGCTGCCGAGTGGCGGTGGCGTAGTTCCGCTCGCAGAGCTTGACTACGTATCCGGAATGCATATTGCCCGACAGTGACACGATGTGTTCTTGCCAGGTGCCAACTATTGGGGTGGTGGTCTGGATTCCGTCGATGCTCAGTTGCGGGTCGCCAGCGAGCGGCGGTCGTACCGCGTTGTTGGGCCCTTCGGTATTGGGAGGCACTGCGCGCTCGAAGCCGGGGTAGTAGTACCGCGAATCGGCCATGAGGCCTGCGAGAACGTAGGACTCGCGGTAGGCGCGCAGGATGACGGCCGGACCGGTGGTCAGGTCGATGCCCGGTTCGGCAGTCCAGCGGATCCGCAGGTCTTGGGTCAGGCCGGTGAACGGAACCGGGGTTTGGTCGGCGGCACTATCGCGGTCCCAGAGGGTGCAGCCGGTGAGTGTCAATGTGACAGCCAACAGCATGCGGGCCACGGACCAGACACGGTTCCGTCCCTGCAGGTCGCGCGTCATGCCGGCCACTGCGCAACCATGTTGTAGGCAACTCTGATCGGATCGGCATTACCTGCTTCTCCGGGCACACCCTTCAGACCGTTATTCACCGCCGTGTGGTAATCGGACGCCCGCATCTGATGTCCGGGGTGCGCCTTGTTGATCTCGTCAAGT
Coding sequences within:
- a CDS encoding DUF3558 domain-containing protein; the protein is MLRACSKTALLASAITAASVLAACTQATGGLAVRSSSNAASELQQSTASPTTVQNTLPAPHPPPDKHSDGTAFEPCTSFAREELQNWGVDPNKVDDVSIEMQNQIRGCRWWDGNRSWSLTIDVLNATVEKYLRPDPTLSLQQPVSIGGLSGAIYASANRDNCTVVLPSQKAVVFFDVYVSTGDQAHASMPDTCSKATAIATAVAGRLPQ